In the Triticum aestivum cultivar Chinese Spring chromosome 2B, IWGSC CS RefSeq v2.1, whole genome shotgun sequence genome, gccttcgtgacgtcagcgactgagcggcgcgcgccgggttggactgcgtaacgcaacttcctttgtaatggaggttgctaggtctgctcaccggccgcgtacgcaacgtgcaggtgtgcaatgggcgatgggcccagacccctgcgtgcataggatttagaccagcgtgctgacctctctgttgtgcctaggtggggctgcgacgtgttgatcttccgaggccgggcatgacccaggaaagtgtgtccggccaaacgggatcgagcgtgttgggttatgtggtgcacccctgcagggaagtttatctattcgaatagccgtgtccctcggtaaaaggacgacccgaagtgtaccttgaccttatgacaactagaaccggatacttaatgaaacacacctagacaagttccacagacaacccagtgatcgcttttccatagggcgacgaggggaggatcgccgggtaggattatgctatgcgatgctactttgaggacttcaatctactctcttctacatgctgcaagacggaggctgccagaacgtagtcttcgataggactagctatccccctattattctggcattctgcagttcagtccaccgatattgcctctttacacatatacccatgcatatgtagtgtagatccttgcttacaagtactttggatgagtactcatggttgctttgctccctcttttcccccgttttcctcttcttctcggatgccgcaaccagacgttggagcccaggatccagacgccaccgtcgacgacgactactacagtggaggtgcctactactacgtgcaggctgctgacgacgaccaggagtagttaggaggatcccaggcaggaggcctgcgcctctttcgatccatatcccagtttgtgctagccatcttatggcaacttgtttaacttatgtctgtactcagatattgttgcttccgctgactcgtctatgatcgagcacttgtattcgagccctcgaggcccctggcttgtaatatgatgcttgtatgacttatttatgttttttagagttgtgttgtgatatcttcccatgagtctctgatcttgatcgtacacgtttgcgtgcatggttagtgtatgattgaatcgggggtgtcacaatcCCCGTGGTTGTGCTCTGGGGTTCGTCTAGTATCTCTCTCGCACTAGGAGACTCAAAAAACATCAGGTCAACACAATAGACTCCATATATGGTAATACTCGGCATCTGGTCACGCAAAATAGGGCACTCTCTCGTGTCATGCGCAGGCTTGAGGCAGGTATCACAAAGTTCAGTCACACACTCAGCAATAAAGTGACCTCTCTCTCCACAACGGTAGCACAACATCTTCTCCTTTTACGAGCCCACTTGGAAGCTCTATCCACATCGGACTTGTCGCTAACCCCGACATCATCCGTCACCAAGGGCTCAGCCAAAGGCACCTCAGCGTTAGCCAGCGCAACCACCACTTCCATAGCTTGACCGGAAGCATCCACCTCCAAGGATGCCGTCGGCTCCACCACGATAGGTGGTGGAGGCTGGTGGTACCGTTTCCTACCACCGCGACCACCACGATGACCTCGGTAACCACCTCGCTGCCTGTAATCTGGGCCAGACGCCCCCTCGACAAATCTCCCGAAGGGCCGTAGAAAGGTCTTTCAGCCGATCCATCACTCTACCATGCGTAGCCATGCCCGCCATCCGCGGACGACGAGCCACGATGTTGGCTGTCCCCATAGGCATTGTAACCATCATCACCCCAATATCCTCAGGGTTGTCCATTACCGTCGCGGTTAGCCGGTACACGAGCAGCATCCGCACCTCCCTCACCCGCCACAGGTTAAGTCAGCGGTATTTGGGTCTGCACCGTCACAACACGCTTTTGAGGCGGCCTAGCAACGTAATGGGGCGGCGGCGCAGCTTGCGGCTGCTGACCCGGCGCCAAGACCTGCTTGCGAGGTGCCACCACGGCAgcaccgggcggcggcggcctTTGCTGAGAATTGTCGCACCCCACAACAGCGAGTGAGGGCGTCGGGACAACCTGCCCTGGGTCGGCGGCCTATGGCCCTGACCGCCGCCACGCCCAGTGGCCGGCAGCACCCCAGTAGCCAGCGCGGGTCTCGGCCTCGGCGGAGTGCCATGCCCAGCGGCCAGCGTGGGCCTCGGCCCCGGCGGCGCGCCACGCCCAGCGGCCAGCGCGGGCCTCTGACCCGACGGACCTCCACCACCTCGGCCGGCCGGCACAACCCCGACGATCACCGGAGTCTTCTGACCGGTCGTAGCCGGACCACCCCGTCCCGCCATCGTCACAAGGGAAGGGATACGAGTAGCACGACCCGGTCCGCACTTACCGAACCCAGATGCCACACAGCGCCGACGAACCCTAGGGAGCGGCGATACGGAGCATTGCGATCGACGACCGACTGATCGCATGCATGGGCCTATGGTCGCAACCGGAGTGGTGTCCAGTTTagcctgggcctcatacccatcTAACTGCGTCCCACTCTGAATCAGCAAGTGTTAGGGCCTCACACCCATCCGCAAACCGCCCCCCAGCCACAACATCCGAATCGAGCCCACCAGAGCCCAATAGGAAATTCAAACGCTGGATCCTTGCAGCGCGGATCTCAGCCGATCcgctggccgccggcgccggcaccgccgccgccaccgccagcttcttcttcttctttctctgaaccAACTTCCACGCCCCGGCCTCGAAATAATCAGACAAGGTAGGTTTGGGGAGACATACCTTGGGTAGAGGACCTCGCCAAGGCCGGATCGCCGAAGCCGTCGTACGACGATGGACGACCCGCCGGACTATCTCAACGGCGTCATCATCAAGTCCCAGCCGAGCCGGATCGTCGCGGGGGATCGCCAAGTCGACGAGCATCGCCACCTCCTTCTCAGAGTAGCCAACCCGGAACGCCTCACAAATCGCATCCGACGGCGTCGGCGAATTCGCCGGCGACTCCTCGCCGTCTGAGTCACCGTCTTCGTCTTCCGCATCTCCGGCGGCGTCACATAACGCCCAGAAACGGCCTCCTACCCACCGTTCCCCGGAGGAAGAGACCGCCCCTGGCGTCACCCGTGGCGTCGCCCGCGAGGTCGCCCCGCCCCTCATCTTCAACCAAGCAACGTAGCCTAGCTCGTATGATGATCAACTAGTGATGTGTATATACGATGATGAATTAGATATGAACTAGTGATGATGAACTTATCAATATTTGTCCTATGATTTTGTTTGCGGTATCGCGAGCCCTCCGGCGCGGAACAGATCCCATAAACGCATCCCGCAAAACATTTACAGGACGGCTTTACAGGATCTGTTACATCGGAGGGCTCACGGTACCATAAAAAAATTATGTACGAGCTTTTAAACAAGTTTTGCGGTACCTAAAAAATCATACGGGCGCTTTTAAACGAGTTTTGCGGGACTCACCTGGTTGTGGGATATGTTAGAGATGCTCTAATCCTCTCGGTCAAACACCTCAACCAGAACGGGGTCCAGGCAGACGGTCCACGGCGCCTGATGGTCCTGCATCTGCAGCCTAATTATCCATTCCATTCTCTGTCACCGACCGTCAGACTGAGCAAAACAATTGTGTTACGGCCACGGACGCGGTCAAAGCAACATAAGTTACGGTAGAGAGCGCTGTCAGCTGCCCCTTGGCACTGGCATCGCCGTCTCTCCTGACGGCCGTGATTAGGAGTAAATAAATAATATAAGTACAGTATAATCGAAGGTCCAGACCGTGACTAACCAGTTAATCGCGACATACTGTACGTACAGCACATTTCCCCTGTTCCGGGGTAGAAAATGATTGGTGTGAACGGACGGCGTTCCAGGACGGCGGCGTTGGGGGCTACAACTCCACACGAGAGAGACTGGGGCCCGAGCTTTTCAAATTTTTTCTTTCAGAATGGCCGGCCCGAGCATGTTAGGTGGAGTTTTTTGCACGGAGAAGTTTGCGCATGCTCTAATATTTGGCAAATATGCTAAGCCACACACACAGCCCTGAAGTGTGGAACTAACCACCGAATCACTGCGACTGTACACGCAAAATTCTGCCCTCCCTATTCACCAAAACTTCCCTTTGTCGTTGGACGACGGTACGTACAAGCGAGTTTGTACGCACGCACTTTGCGAGGAGCAGCACCCTAGATACTCCTCGTTCGTTGTGTACCTATCTATCTATAGACTATACTGCCAGCACGACGGCCGTAAAATTCGTGGGGCAAATCCCAACGCACCGGGCACAGGCACATGACACACGCAGAGCACCACTCGCACTCACCTCGCAGAGCGCAGTTCACACTCACCGTCCTCAAAAGCCGAGCCCGCCAAGAGGGAAAGAGGTAGGCCCAGCCCGGCCCGGACATCACCAGTAGAGAGAATCTGGCCAATCCAGTCGCAATAAAGCGGACGGGAGTCGCCGTAgtctcctcgtgagccagcccagACGACCCCACACGagactacgagagagagagagcgctcaGCTCAGCAAAACTCATCACACACCACGCCACTCCACGCCGCAGCTAGCCCAGCTCGCCTCCCGTCCCATACTGTAGCACCCCACCTCACCATTAAAGAAACGAGCTAGGCCAAGTGGAGAGAGAAGAGAGGGGACGGAGAGAGAGAGCAgcggagcagagcagagcagcgaGGAGCAGGGGAGCTAGTAGGCTAGCATGACGTCCGGGGCggcccgggctgcggcggcggcggaggcggacgcCGGGCTGGGGCGGACGCCCACCTGGAAGGAGCGGGAGAACAACAAGCggcgcgagcgccggcgccgggccATCGCCGCCAAGATCTTCACCGGCCTCCGCGCGCTCGGCAACTACAAGCTCCCCAAGCACTGCGACAACAACGAGGTGCTCAAGGAGCTCTGCCGCGAGGCCGGATGGGTCGTGGAGGACGACGGCACCACCTACCGCAAGGTGAGTGAGACCTCGTTTCTTTGTCTCGGGATCGAGATCGACCCCccctgtttcttctccccctccatTTCCTGGATCTAGCTAGGCTTGCTTGGATGTGTAGATCTGATTGTGTGGTTCGATTCGTGGCAGGGATACAAGCCGCCGTCGTCCGGGCCGTTCGGTGGGGTCTCGTCGGCGGGCATGAGCCCCTGCTCGTCCTCGCAGCTGCTCAGTGCGCCGTCGTCGTCGTTCCCGAGCCCGGTGCCTTCCTACAACGCCAGCCCGGCGTCGTCGAGCTTCCCGAGCCCCACGCGCCTCGACAACCCGAGCCCCGCCTGCCTCCTCCCGTTCCTCCGTGGCCTCCCCAACCTGCCCCCGCTCCGGGTCTCCAACAGCGCGCCGGTGACGCCGCCGCTCTCGTCGCCGACGGCGTCGCGGCCGCCCAAGATCCTGAAGCCGGACTGGGAGgtggacccgttccggcacccgtTCTTCGCCCTATCCGCGCCGGCGAGCCCCACCCGTGGCCGCCGGCACGAGCACCCGGACACGATACCGGAGTGCGACGAGTCGGACGTCTCCACGGTGGACTCTGGCCGGTGGATCAGCTTCCAGATGGCCACGACGGCGCCGACGTCGCCCGCGTACAACCTCGTCAACCTAGGCGCCTCCAGCTCCAACTCCATGGAGTTGGATGGAATGGCGGGGGAGAGGGGCCGAAGCGGCCCGGAATTCGAGTTCGACAAGGGGAGGGTGACGCCGTGGGAAGGGGAGAGGATCCACGAGGTCGCCGCCGAGGAGCTTGAGCTCACCCTCGGCGTCGGCTCGAAATGACGGGCATCCGCGGAGCATTGCACTGGCACTCACAAATGCCAGCCAGAACTTGCCGGCCAGTGATCGAAAAAATGGTTTCTTTCATGAACCTCGAATCCTCATCAAAAGCACAAGCTAAATCGTGGTTGCTGTTGGATCGGCCATTGCTACTGCGATGTGGGCAATTCGTTCATTCTAGGTTTAGGGTATGGATGCATCTGTGGTTCGATTCCTAGGACAAGAGGAAAGGAATCAGAAACGATCGTTCATGCCAATCGGCTGGTCACGGATTGTTTCATTATTCATTCATGGATGTACGTAGCTACTAGCTGGGTTCCTCTTCTGCTTTTTGTTGTTTGTGTTCTTGCCATGCATGTGTATGTCCTCAAAATGTGTATGAGCTCATGTGGGGGAAAGTCCAGTAGAGTAAAAAGGTGGATGGAGTTGAGCTTTATGCCGTGACCTGAATTAATCTCTCTTTGACGCAGCAGGTAAACCGGTACATTGAGGGAGCTACTAGCAAGTTCATCTCTTTCACTTTTGACAGCGGGAGCATGCGTCGACCCGGCCACTAGCATGCAGATTCCCCGCCGTCACCGTCGGCACGCGAGcgatggcatggcatggcatgtcTGCGCCGAGCACGGGGATTTGTCCGATCGGAGACCACTGTCGTTGTTGTACTCTGCAATTCGGCCGAAAAAACGTTGGAAAGAACGTGGCATATATCTGGAGAAGAGTAGCTCTATATCTGTGTATCCTCTTTCAGAAATCTTCAGCCCTGGATTGGCCTAGTTGCCTAGTTGGTGCACGCCAGGCGGTGGATGAGTCCAAAACTCCAATTAGCACTCTGTATGCGGTACGGAAAATGTGCCAATTGGCGGGGCCGCGACGGTGGCGTCGCACAGCCACAGAATCGTCACGCTCGTCCGCTTTCTAGGGCCGGCGGCGGCCAGGAACTGAAGCCCGTCGGATCCCCGATCGGGCTGTGGTTGCCCGGCTCCAGTCCTACAGTTTCTTCGTGCGATGGTGTGTGTGCTCGTGCGTGACGGGGCAACCACTCCGGCGGGCCGTGCGCCGGTCGAGCCGGGCGCGTGGGTCCTCCCCGCCGCGCATGTGCGTGTGTCCGGCGAGCGATCGCGCGTCGGCGTCGCGCAGCTGGCGGTGCACGTACGGGGTAAGGTTTGTTCCTGTTGGATTTCGGCGGGCACCGACCGGTGGGTGGTGGAGCCTTTTCTTTTCTATGCTAATCAGATGCTCCACCACTCGTGCACCGCGGCGACGACCGACCCACCGCTGGGCGCTGGCCGTTCGTTAGCTGGGCGTGCCTGTGTCTGTGTGTGACGAGAATCCGGCTGTGATGTTACAGTATAGTACTAGTAGCAACCGCTCGGCGACCACGTACTACGTTCTGCGGCGGTATGCGGGTCGCTTTCATGGCGTATTTTTTGTTGGTCGTTGGTCTAGCGGACGCCGAGCTCGTGCCGTGACTGCGCTAACTGCCGTCATTTTGTCAAAGTATCTTTTGAAAGACTTAGTTTACGCACTACTGTATGAGATAAAACacacatcgaatacaatcaagacaATTAGCTCCCTACGACATTTTAAGGAAAAAAACCATATAATCCATAATTCGTATTTGGGTGACCTGTATACTAAACCAATCAATATATTCATAATTTGGTGACCAGTTCAATTTGAACAAAATCCACAACAataattatggaacggagggagtactaatttagCACTTGGCTGTCACGGCCGGAACATGAGACATGATTCGTCAGACTTACCCCTCTACTTTCTTAcatactagatgacccgttgcgcccatGGCGCAAAAAGCGAGAGCAAGCCATGAAAGTGAGAGTGATTTAGAGCCAATTTAATAGATATTTAGGTACACAACGTTATACGGAGTATATTTCATTACATGGTAACATGATAGCTAAAGAAAGTTATGAGATCACTTGATGATAGCTTACATTGCCTTTATAAAGCAAACTATTTTAGCAGAGATGCATCATATAGATAGAGCTGGCCTCTTAACCCCTGGCTGAGTCTTGTATCTGCTGCCAGTAGGAAAGACATGAAGGCGGTGATATTAGGTAGAGCCATCACTGCATGTTCCATCAATATTGACCATGATTTCATCGTCTAAACAACTCTTCATGTAGGTGTGTTTGGTTCCTGTAGACCAGGTTCCGATATTGTTGTCCTTCATTTTGCTATACATTCCAAATCTTTTTTCCTGCCTGCAATTAAGCCATTGCTCTAAAATATATTAGTTCTCCCACACACACCATTTCTTTTGCCTTGGCAAAAGATAAATTGCAAACAGACAAATTTATGAGAAAAAAAACGCCACCCATATACGTAAACATGGTCAGATTAATATCAGCACACATGCATCTCTAATAAATGTTTGCTCTCTCTTACTGGTAGCTTCCAACaatcagaccccccccccccctctgctgGTACTACCATCCATAAAACTCGAGACCTTGAGATCTACCTAAAGGCTTAAAACCCCTACCTCATACTTAATACTAATGATGTCACATGCATCCTATGGCAAAAAGAACATGTAGAATAGAAGCATGGTAGTAGTGAAGTACTTTTTCGTAAACCTAATAATGGCTAACATAAAAACCTGACGGTTGAAGCATTTTGCATCGAGATATGTTGTCTCCGTTTCCAGAACAAACCCCATCAAAAATAGtattcttgctctggcagtgagtgAAACCGGGAAAGACAGCTAGGGAGTCAACGATCCCTTGGCTCACTCGTGCTTGTATCCAATTAGTTACCATTCAAAATAATTTGTGTCTTTCGATTTGAGATATTGCAGTTGAACAAAGATAGAAGGTCAAAATACATTGTCCTTGGATTTATGTGGAATAAAAACAGAGGCTGCTTGTGCAACTGGTGCATGTAGCCAAAGCAAACCAAGAATTAAAATTTAAAACCATTATACTTACATGGCATATTTTATCGATCCTGATAACATTATGGTCCAGGCATACCAGTGCAAGGAGATACTTAAATGGCGTCTTTATACATAACTGGCTCAGGCGTATCAAGCCTGATAATGGGAAACATGATGGACTAAAAGCATCAACTTACATCAAAAGAAAGCTACGAATGAAGCTTGCAGTAGCTTATTTGTaccgactttataaataaaactACATAGCTAGCTATATCATATAGTGCAACTAACCAGCATATAAACAGAAGTGAAACTAACTATACAGATTTAGGATATATAGTGCAAGTGAATCATAACGGTCGCTTACTTTCCCTTCCTGTAGTACAAGTCAGTGTCTCATCTAGCACCAAGGCCCCACATTTATCATATTTTTGAACATCTAATTAAATGAGCAAAAAATAATGAATTGTACGTGAAAACAATATCAATGCTTGACAAATAGTACCACATGAGAGTTTGACAGAAAAAGGAAGCAAAAAAAACACaatagaaaaaaattaaaaataataatggTTATCAAAAAAGGCAGAAAGTAATCGACACAAAAGCTTGCATCAAGCTGATCACTAATGTCAAGTATCAACAGGTAATAGCACACTCATTACGTTAGAAAGTAAATGTGAGCCCTGCCCTGTTCTGCTTACCTACAGGGAAAAGGTACAAATATGTCTTACATATTTATGTGCGGAGAAATTAGAAATCAACATGTTCATGTGAGGACTAATGAAACTGAAACACTGATGATGAATAACATTAATCAATCTTGGTCTAGAAGAAAACAAAATGGTAGATCATGATATATGAATTGCTCACAAGTAAATCTGAGGCAGCTGGTCATCAATATATAGGGCTCTCCACGCTGCCGGAAAATTCATCCTTTGTGCAAATAAAATATCAGATTGATGGTTAAAATTAGATCTAGCAGAGATCATGGGCATTCATATTTTCAGACAATAAAAAATTTACATATCCCATGAAGCATTATGTACACTGAAATGCTCCCACTACACAAGCTTTGAGATACAGTCGAAGTATTACCGGTCACATTTGTCACATTCCACCATCATATATACTGTCAACCTCGTCCATGAGGAGCATTAGGCTTCTTTGTCCCGTGAAGTTGATCCACACattatataataataataaaacaaatcataGTGGAAAAGTTCATGATATTGACCAGCTGCCACTATAATTCAGAGTAGCATTGTTGATAATTACTTTGATAGAATTTGATGTGCTCCCCTCGACACCTTCCTCGATCTTGGATTCTACTTTACCACAACTATCACTTGCATTAAACTGCTATGCATATACTAATCATTTGAATTTATGCCTCAAAGTTAAATAAAGAACAGAAGCTTAAGCACAACCACTGATTTCTACCTGGATAATTGACGATAACCCCCCTTGTTGGCAAATCCTTGATCATATACCCCCCACCGCTATCTCTGACATGTGGGGTTTAaatggcctgggggggggggggcgggttaCAGCTAGCTCATATAGAGGCCCGAAGAACAACCTCTGTTCACACGACCAACACCATGTATTGATCTATCAGACAAAAAGGTAAAAACAAACACTTCTGAGACCTTCATTTACAGTGTAGCTTTGCTCAGTGGGTAAGAGTGCAAAATCATGTCACGTGCTCTATTACACAGAAAAAATCAAACATCAAAATGCAGGAACAAGCATGACTGTATTCAAGAGAGAGATAATTCACCTTGGGCTTCTTAATCACACTCTTCCTCAAAATTCTTCTTCTACTCTCCACAAGTAACCAAAAATTGAGGCACTGGAAAATGCATTCCCCTCCCAATCCTTGAAATCAGAAGAAACACTCATATGCAAAAGATGTAGTAAGTCTAGGGTGAGATTTCTTAAAGTTTTTGCCTATCCCTGAGGCCTTTAATCTAAAATAGTACCCGTTTTTTAGAACAATCTTAAAAGCTACCTTAGGGCTGCTTGAAAAAAAATGCATCTGTGGAGACGTGAAAGGAAGCAAATCCATAAATAATGTCTACTCATTCAGGTTAGTGATCAGGTGGCTGCAACCGCAAAAAAAATAGGGCTTGCTTGGTAATAAAAATAGGTGTTCCATAGAACAAGGGGCTGTTGTTTGTTTAAATGGTATTTGCAGTCATAAGGTTGTTAGTTTAACAAATACATGTATACATGTACGCCTACAATCTTACAGTTTACATCACATACAACTAGCAAATATACAACAAAAGTTTAGTTCTGAATTTTGGCAAACAACATAAAGAAATCATATTATTACCTAACAAATACACGTGTACATGCACGCCCAGAAAGCTTAGAGTTTATAGGACACGCAGCAAGCAAATATACAGCAAAAGTTCAATTCTGAATTTCGGCAAACAACATCCAGAATTCATATTAGTAACTAACAAATACACGTGCACATGTATGCCTAGAAAGCTTAGAGTTTACAGGACACACATCGAGCAAATATGCAGCAAAAGTTCACTTCTTAATTTGGGCAAACAACATAAAGAAATCATATTATTACCTCTAGGATTGGGGAAGCCGAGAGAGACTGGAAACAACATGTATGTCTAGAAAGCTTACAGGACCTCTATAAAGCACTTCTGAACAGGGCTGCTTATCTGCACATACACAAGATACACTCAGACATCATCAAAACTATATTACTTGCATTTATTGCCCATGTATGCATAGCAATAGAACTACAACAGGCGGTATCACACACTGGTCTACTGATCACGAAGACACCCTTCATCTTTTGTTGCAATGACAGTTTGAAGGAAACAACACATAGAAGCGCAATCCTATACATAGAATAACCTGACAAAAACTTGACAAAATCCTAGGCCCTCCCTGATCAATTTGCACCAAAAACACCGGAGCAATCTAAGGAAAATAAATACAGCAAACATGGCAACCCAACACACCAAATCTACCAGAACAAAGAATGTGAAACTTTATTAACACCTCATGTACAGCAACACATCCCCTTCTCCTCATGATGGTTTTGTGCCAAGATACCTTCCGGTGTTGGGGTTCGACCTCGTCTTCTCTCTGCCTGTACTTGTGTTTTATGTCAAAAGCAAGACCGAATAAATTATTGGGATCTGAAGAACACGAATAGTATGGAATATTAATAATGGTGGGCGTACAACCCTTTGGTTCAGGTAGCATTGCTTCAATCTTAGGATGTGTATCTTTTGAATTTGATGCCAAACAACTACGGGTGTCAGCCTGCTCCCGTgaacaaaaaatttcaaacaagAGCACTCAAATATTCATCTTGGAAGGGTCATGTGGTTTCCCCCTCACGCCTCCCTGCTTGCTCTGTTTTGCGCAGATTCTCTATAGTGGTGTGTCTAGCTGGTTTAGAGGCAGATTGGCATACAAAAAGCATATAATATGTTTCTGTTTCCATTTTCTAGATGGCGCACCAACCTTTTTGAAGCTCACATCATTTCTTTGTAGCACAGTTTTCTACCCTTGAGCATATTCACGAGTCTTAAATCTTCAGTTGGCATCAAGTGCGTAACATAGTAAAAGCACCAAGTACCCTTCATGACACTCAAATATAATGCTCCTAAGCCTTATTAATCTTGACCAACGTTATAATAACGATGAATACAACAAGTCATACAAGCGGGCACTGCTTGGAACAGATATGGCAGCCACATCGATGCAAATCTCTTTGTGTgccgaagaggtggttcttggtaacGTAGATGTTTGGGTCCTCATCTTGATCGATGAAGAGTGGATTCTAAGAAGTAGTTAGCCTATCCATATgaaaagaactagaccaaatgtaccttaccagatgttgaaaatggatcaatgatcactcaatagtgtaacaaggaaataacacaattcgTATCGGATCTCgtcgatttctcacacctacacaaataaagcctttggtggagcttggtgaggatggtgGACAAAAtatatgcaattgttagtgagactaaataatgttgaaaaagattcgcaaatttgcaaatgcaacaagttgACTAAtagcaagtagtggtacacggaaacacactcgcaaatagataaatggggttgtgcaaaccaaaaatcagtggaaatgtggaatccacggaaaatgctcgtgttgcacaacacaAGAGAGACGccagcacgattgcacaataggcggatacgggacttgtgcacaacctataaagcaaaaatgcaacgacttctatcccaagtatctatatgtatggtgttccggaggtatgatccaagatgatcgagtatgacaatcttaatgtagtatgatgctatggttcttgcttaaaagctctttttcttatctttcttttttgcttaaaagcttgtttggctctttctcttttgagctctttctcatgcaaaacttgaCGAACCAAGGTAGTTATTGTGTATATgcaatgacaaccttgtgacacaagagatgatgccAAGATATGTGTACCAAGATGATGTGATATAtgcaatgatcactaatgtgcagaagtaacgttgccggcaatactcaaaggctagtcttgatgggtaagtGGCACGAAAATGGGCTattgggttatcaatgcaatggcaagggtagTGTACGAGAG is a window encoding:
- the LOC123044430 gene encoding protein BZR1 homolog 1; amino-acid sequence: MTSGAARAAAAAEADAGLGRTPTWKERENNKRRERRRRAIAAKIFTGLRALGNYKLPKHCDNNEVLKELCREAGWVVEDDGTTYRKGYKPPSSGPFGGVSSAGMSPCSSSQLLSAPSSSFPSPVPSYNASPASSSFPSPTRLDNPSPACLLPFLRGLPNLPPLRVSNSAPVTPPLSSPTASRPPKILKPDWEVDPFRHPFFALSAPASPTRGRRHEHPDTIPECDESDVSTVDSGRWISFQMATTAPTSPAYNLVNLGASSSNSMELDGMAGERGRSGPEFEFDKGRVTPWEGERIHEVAAEELELTLGVGSK